Proteins co-encoded in one Alcanivorax sp. genomic window:
- a CDS encoding YeeE/YedE family protein, with protein MHRSHITAFVAGLIFGIGLLLAGMANPAKVLAFLDIAGHWDPSLALVMGGAIPVSAVGFYLTRQRSAPLFGDSFQVPTNRKLDKRLVLGALGFGVGWGLAGFCPGPALVALGTGSLKAIVFVAAMLSGMVIFEMMEKRKSA; from the coding sequence ATGCATCGCAGCCATATCACTGCCTTTGTCGCTGGCCTGATTTTTGGCATCGGCCTGTTGCTGGCCGGCATGGCCAACCCGGCCAAGGTACTGGCTTTCCTGGACATTGCCGGTCATTGGGACCCCTCTCTGGCACTGGTCATGGGCGGTGCCATCCCGGTCTCTGCCGTCGGCTTCTACCTGACCCGACAGCGTTCCGCCCCCCTGTTTGGCGACAGCTTTCAGGTGCCCACCAACCGCAAGCTGGACAAGCGCCTGGTACTGGGTGCACTGGGCTTCGGGGTAGGCTGGGGTCTGGCCGGCTTCTGCCCGGGTCCGGCGCTGGTGGCACTCGGCACCGGCAGCCTGAAAGCCATCGTCTTCGTCGCCGCCATGCTCAGCGGAATGGTGATCTTTGAAATGATGGAAAAGCGCAAGAGCGCGTAA
- a CDS encoding efflux RND transporter periplasmic adaptor subunit gives MQRIWAVLGLSLVLWGCGESPQDEAPLAQPVKLYTVDSMAEGRLRHYPGKVVATEGSELAFRVSGQLEQLPIRAGEEVKKGQLLAALDPADFRNQLADRQAQYDLADSQYQRSISLHERGVISESQFDELKAKRRQAQAALSLARDNVNYTRLKAPYAGTVARTYVENYQFVQAKEPILYLQGNKDIDIEFAVSERFFTHIREDGEDYQPELRFEGAPDKVFKASYKEHEASADDRTQTYIITLTMANPEGIFVLPGMSVDVAIDLSQIMRKATTWPQVPVEAVFNKDDGDGAWVWRFQPEDSTVTAVQVTLGQVVGDGVEITAGLDAGDRIVSAGVHHLSEGQQVRELVKERGL, from the coding sequence ATGCAACGAATCTGGGCAGTGCTGGGCTTGTCGCTGGTGTTATGGGGTTGCGGCGAATCGCCGCAGGATGAAGCGCCGTTGGCGCAGCCGGTGAAGCTCTACACCGTGGACAGCATGGCAGAAGGGCGGCTGCGTCACTACCCGGGCAAGGTGGTGGCCACCGAGGGGTCGGAGCTGGCCTTCCGGGTATCCGGTCAGCTGGAACAGCTGCCCATACGGGCCGGTGAAGAGGTGAAGAAAGGTCAATTACTGGCTGCTCTGGACCCGGCGGACTTCCGCAATCAGCTGGCCGACCGGCAGGCCCAGTATGATCTGGCAGACAGCCAGTACCAACGCAGTATCAGCTTGCATGAGCGGGGAGTGATTTCCGAGTCACAGTTCGATGAGTTGAAAGCCAAGCGACGCCAGGCCCAGGCGGCCCTGAGCCTGGCACGTGACAACGTCAATTATACTCGCCTGAAGGCGCCCTATGCCGGCACGGTGGCGCGTACCTATGTGGAGAACTACCAGTTCGTCCAGGCCAAAGAGCCGATCCTGTATCTGCAGGGCAACAAGGATATCGACATCGAGTTTGCGGTCTCCGAGCGGTTCTTCACCCACATTCGCGAGGATGGTGAAGACTATCAGCCGGAGCTGCGTTTCGAGGGCGCGCCGGACAAGGTGTTCAAGGCGAGCTACAAGGAACACGAAGCCAGCGCGGATGATCGCACCCAGACTTATATCATTACCCTGACCATGGCCAATCCGGAGGGCATCTTTGTGTTGCCGGGCATGAGTGTGGATGTGGCCATCGATTTGAGTCAGATCATGCGCAAGGCCACTACCTGGCCACAGGTCCCTGTGGAGGCGGTGTTCAACAAGGATGATGGCGATGGCGCCTGGGTATGGCGTTTCCAGCCGGAAGACAGCACGGTCACTGCCGTCCAGGTGACACTGGGGCAGGTTGTCGGTGACGGGGTGGAAATTACCGCCGGGCTGGATGCCGGTGATCGCATTGTCAGTGCCGGGGTCCATCATCTCAGTGAGGGGCAGCAGGTCCGTGAACTGGTGAAAGAGCGGGGCCTGTAA
- a CDS encoding metalloregulator ArsR/SmtB family transcription factor has protein sequence MNNIAKTQPLLPDADSLRDNAREASQMLKALSHPDRLMLLCQLADGEERSVSELETLTELHQPSLSQQIGVLRREGLIEGRRDGKHMHYRVADGRALAILQTLYEQFCGVPE, from the coding sequence ATGAATAATATAGCCAAAACCCAGCCCCTGCTCCCGGACGCAGACAGCCTTCGCGACAACGCCCGCGAGGCAAGCCAGATGCTCAAGGCCCTCTCCCACCCTGACCGCCTGATGCTGCTCTGTCAGCTGGCCGATGGCGAAGAACGCAGTGTCAGCGAGCTGGAAACCCTGACCGAACTCCATCAGCCCTCGCTTTCCCAACAGATCGGCGTACTGCGCCGTGAGGGACTGATCGAGGGCAGGCGGGATGGCAAACACATGCACTATCGCGTCGCGGATGGCCGGGCACTGGCCATTCTGCAAACCCTGTACGAACAATTTTGTGGAGTACCAGAATGA
- a CDS encoding hemolysin III family protein, with amino-acid sequence MPSDTHEAYSHHEEWLNGLTHGIGAALSIVGTIVLIVAASLQGDPWKIVGFSIFGASLILLYSASTLYHSSRSPKLRAAFKMLDHCAIYGLIAGTYTPFLLVNLRGQTGWILFAVIWALAVTGIALKARYGHRFKLLRVGIYLAMGWLILFASGELTTKLNDTGFWLVLAGGITYTVGVIFYLADKIIPFNHAIWHLFVVGGSVCHFYAMYYGVLPYMAPVV; translated from the coding sequence ATGCCCAGCGATACCCACGAGGCGTACTCCCACCACGAGGAATGGCTCAATGGCCTGACCCACGGTATTGGTGCAGCACTCAGCATCGTCGGCACCATTGTGCTGATCGTGGCCGCCAGCCTGCAGGGCGACCCGTGGAAAATCGTCGGCTTCAGCATCTTCGGTGCCAGCCTGATCCTGCTCTACAGCGCCAGCACCCTGTATCACAGCAGCCGCAGCCCTAAACTGCGCGCCGCCTTCAAGATGCTCGACCATTGCGCCATCTACGGCCTGATCGCCGGCACCTACACCCCCTTCCTGCTGGTTAACCTGCGTGGCCAGACCGGCTGGATCCTGTTCGCCGTGATCTGGGCGCTGGCCGTCACCGGTATCGCACTGAAAGCACGCTACGGGCACCGTTTCAAATTACTGCGAGTGGGCATCTATCTGGCCATGGGCTGGCTGATTCTGTTTGCCTCCGGCGAACTCACCACCAAGCTCAACGACACCGGCTTCTGGCTAGTGCTGGCTGGCGGCATCACCTACACCGTGGGCGTGATTTTCTACCTGGCAGACAAGATCATCCCCTTCAACCATGCCATCTGGCACCTGTTCGTGGTGGGCGGCAGCGTCTGCCACTTCTACGCCATGTACTACGGGGTACTGCCGTATATGGCGCCGGTGGTTTGA
- a CDS encoding efflux RND transporter permease subunit — protein sequence MNIAEYSIRHKVVSWLFTLILLVGGAVSFTRLGQLEDPEFTLKIAMVITQYAGASPRQVEEEVTLPVEAAIQNLPYVKTVTSISSNGLSQVQVEMKPEYRTRQLKQIWDELRHKMTDLQGQLPPGAGTIQVIDDFGDVYGILLAITGDGYGYEDMQDYADLLRRELVLVDGVGKVVVGGQRQEQVLVELSRARLASLGISPERIFALLQTQNTVSPAGKVRVGNEYIRIYPTGEFPTVQSMGNLLISEPGADELVYLRDVATIERGYAEVPGHLYRFNGGAALTLGISFASGVNVVDVGARVDQRLSELEYQRPVGMALATVYNQPNEVDNSVSAFMLNLGEAVAIVIAVLLVFMGLRSGLLMGGVLLLTILGTFILMKVMAIDLQRISLGALIIALGMLVDNAIVITEGILVGMKRGLSKLQAAAEIVRQTVWPLLGATVIAIMAFAPIGLSEDATGEYTNSLFWVLLISLMLSWITAITLVPFFAHLFFRDKDVGNDEGVGEDPYSGRVFVLYRRMLDRAIHHRVLTLSGMAVLMIVALLGFGFVKQAFFPPSNTPMYLVDYWLPQGSDIRATRESVSRLEASLLEMDSVTQVTTTIGRGAERFMLPYAPEKSYPSYAQLIVQVGDREQIDSALADTRNLIREQHLQAFAKVKRLMIGPSPAASIEARFSGPDPATLRELGLQAEAIMAADGALESIRHDWRQQEKVIRPQFQEAQARRVGISREDLDNTLALNFSGRTVGLYRDGSKLLPIVARPPDDERLSANNLNDVQVWSPVYATFIPISQVVSDFSTEWENALIMRRDRKRTLTVQAEPDVLGDETADHVLRRIRQQIEALELPPGYALSWGGEYEASRDAQAAVFGSLPLGYLFMFIITMLLFDSLRQPLVIWATVPLAIIGVTLGLLLLNAPFGFMALLGFLSLSGMLVKNGIVLVEQIKLEMTEREPLDAVVHASVSRVRPVCMAAITTVLGMVPLLFDAFFESMAVVIMFGLGFATILTLVVVPVLYTLVYGIKARKGEPV from the coding sequence ATGAATATTGCGGAGTACAGCATTCGCCACAAGGTGGTGAGCTGGCTGTTTACGCTGATCCTGCTGGTGGGTGGGGCGGTGAGTTTTACCCGTCTGGGGCAGCTGGAAGACCCTGAGTTCACCCTCAAGATCGCCATGGTGATCACCCAGTACGCGGGGGCTTCCCCTCGCCAGGTGGAAGAGGAGGTGACCCTGCCGGTGGAGGCGGCGATCCAGAACCTCCCCTATGTGAAGACGGTGACGTCCATCTCCAGTAACGGTCTGTCCCAGGTGCAGGTGGAGATGAAACCGGAGTACCGGACCCGCCAGCTCAAGCAGATCTGGGATGAGCTGCGCCACAAGATGACCGATCTGCAGGGGCAATTGCCCCCCGGCGCCGGCACTATCCAGGTGATCGACGACTTCGGCGATGTGTATGGCATCTTGCTGGCCATCACCGGTGACGGCTATGGCTACGAAGATATGCAGGACTACGCCGATCTGTTGCGTCGTGAGCTGGTGTTGGTGGATGGGGTCGGCAAGGTGGTGGTCGGTGGCCAGCGTCAGGAGCAGGTGCTGGTGGAGCTGTCCCGCGCCCGTCTGGCGTCGCTGGGGATCAGTCCGGAGCGGATCTTTGCCCTGCTGCAAACCCAGAACACGGTGAGCCCCGCCGGCAAGGTACGGGTGGGCAATGAATACATCCGCATCTACCCCACCGGCGAATTTCCTACTGTGCAATCCATGGGCAACCTGCTGATTTCCGAGCCCGGTGCCGATGAGCTGGTCTATTTGCGTGATGTGGCCACCATCGAGCGCGGTTATGCCGAAGTCCCCGGTCACCTGTATCGCTTCAATGGCGGCGCGGCGCTGACGCTGGGCATCTCGTTTGCCTCCGGGGTGAATGTGGTGGATGTGGGCGCACGGGTGGATCAGCGCCTCAGTGAGCTGGAGTACCAGCGCCCGGTGGGCATGGCACTGGCCACGGTCTATAACCAGCCCAACGAAGTGGATAACTCGGTCAGTGCCTTCATGCTCAATCTGGGCGAGGCGGTGGCGATCGTGATCGCGGTGTTGCTGGTGTTCATGGGGCTGCGTTCCGGCCTGCTCATGGGCGGGGTTCTGCTGCTCACCATCCTTGGCACCTTCATCCTGATGAAGGTGATGGCCATCGACCTGCAACGAATTTCCCTGGGAGCCCTGATCATTGCCCTGGGCATGCTGGTGGATAACGCCATCGTCATTACGGAAGGCATTTTGGTCGGCATGAAACGCGGGCTGTCGAAGCTGCAGGCCGCGGCGGAGATTGTCCGTCAGACCGTCTGGCCGCTGCTGGGCGCCACGGTGATTGCCATCATGGCGTTCGCGCCGATTGGGCTGTCGGAAGATGCCACCGGGGAATACACCAACAGCCTGTTCTGGGTGTTGCTGATTTCCCTGATGCTGAGCTGGATCACCGCCATCACCCTGGTGCCGTTCTTTGCGCATCTTTTCTTTCGCGACAAGGATGTTGGCAATGACGAGGGAGTTGGCGAAGACCCTTACTCGGGGCGGGTCTTTGTACTCTACCGTCGCATGCTGGACCGGGCGATCCATCACCGGGTGCTGACGCTGTCCGGCATGGCGGTGCTTATGATCGTGGCCTTGCTGGGCTTCGGTTTCGTCAAACAGGCGTTTTTCCCGCCGTCCAACACCCCCATGTATCTGGTGGACTACTGGTTGCCCCAGGGTAGTGATATCCGTGCCACCCGTGAGTCGGTGTCGCGACTGGAAGCGTCGCTGCTGGAGATGGACAGCGTCACTCAGGTCACCACCACCATCGGCCGTGGCGCGGAACGCTTCATGCTCCCTTATGCCCCCGAGAAAAGTTACCCGAGTTACGCCCAGCTGATCGTCCAGGTTGGCGACCGGGAACAGATCGACAGCGCCCTGGCCGACACCCGCAATCTGATTCGCGAACAACACCTGCAGGCGTTTGCCAAGGTAAAGCGATTGATGATCGGTCCCAGTCCGGCCGCCTCCATCGAGGCCCGGTTCAGCGGGCCGGATCCGGCCACGTTGCGCGAATTGGGCCTGCAGGCGGAGGCGATCATGGCGGCGGATGGTGCGCTGGAAAGTATCCGGCATGACTGGCGCCAGCAGGAAAAAGTGATCCGTCCACAGTTCCAGGAGGCCCAGGCCCGGCGTGTCGGCATCAGCCGTGAGGATCTGGATAATACCCTGGCGTTGAACTTTAGCGGCCGTACTGTGGGGTTGTATCGCGATGGCAGCAAGTTGCTGCCCATCGTGGCGCGGCCACCGGATGATGAGCGACTCAGTGCCAATAACCTGAATGATGTGCAGGTGTGGTCACCGGTATACGCCACCTTTATACCCATCAGCCAGGTGGTATCGGACTTTTCCACCGAATGGGAAAACGCCTTGATCATGCGTCGCGATCGCAAACGCACCCTGACCGTGCAGGCCGAGCCGGATGTGCTGGGCGACGAAACCGCCGACCATGTGCTGCGCCGCATCCGCCAACAGATCGAGGCGCTGGAATTGCCGCCGGGTTATGCCCTGAGCTGGGGCGGCGAGTACGAAGCCTCCCGGGATGCGCAGGCAGCGGTGTTTGGCAGCCTGCCGCTGGGTTACCTGTTCATGTTCATCATCACCATGCTGCTGTTCGACTCCCTGCGCCAGCCACTGGTGATCTGGGCCACGGTGCCACTGGCCATTATTGGTGTGACCCTGGGGCTGCTGTTGCTCAACGCCCCGTTCGGTTTCATGGCCCTGCTGGGTTTCCTGAGCCTGTCAGGGATGCTGGTGAAGAACGGCATCGTGCTGGTGGAGCAGATCAAGCTGGAGATGACCGAGCGGGAACCGCTGGATGCGGTGGTGCATGCCTCCGTGTCACGGGTGCGCCCGGTGTGCATGGCCGCCATCACCACAGTGCTGGGCATGGTGCCACTGCTGTTTGATGCCTTCTTCGAATCCATGGCGGTGGTGATCATGTTTGGCCTGGGCTTCGCCACCATCCTCACCCTGGTGGTGGTGCCGGTGTTGTACACGCTGGTGTACGGGATCAAGGCGCGCAAGGGGGAGCCGGTTTAG
- a CDS encoding YeeE/YedE family protein: MTIDWNAFTPWASLAGGALIGLAALWLLHANGRIAGISGIVGGLLRPAPMDRGWRIAFILGMLIAPTAWALVGTLPPMVIDADIPLLIVAGLVVGISTRYGAGCTSGHGVCGMSRLSPRSLVATAAFMGSGFITVFVIRHLLGGV, encoded by the coding sequence ATGACCATCGACTGGAATGCCTTTACCCCCTGGGCGTCCCTGGCCGGCGGCGCGCTGATCGGCCTCGCCGCGCTGTGGCTGCTGCATGCCAATGGCCGCATTGCCGGCATCAGCGGCATCGTCGGCGGGCTGCTGCGCCCAGCCCCGATGGACCGTGGCTGGCGCATTGCCTTTATCCTCGGCATGCTCATCGCCCCCACCGCCTGGGCACTGGTGGGTACCCTGCCGCCAATGGTCATTGATGCGGACATCCCGCTGCTGATCGTGGCCGGCCTGGTGGTGGGTATCAGCACCCGCTATGGGGCCGGTTGCACCAGCGGCCATGGCGTGTGCGGCATGTCTCGCCTGTCACCCCGCTCGCTGGTGGCCACCGCAGCCTTCATGGGCAGCGGTTTCATCACCGTGTTTGTGATTCGTCATTTGCTGGGAGGTGTGTAA
- a CDS encoding glutathione peroxidase, producing the protein MGIYDFSATTLSGDEKNLSEFKGKVMLIVNTASKCGFTPQYKGLEGLYDDLKDKGLEILGFPCNQFGKQEPGAADEIGAFCEKNYGVSFTMFDKIDVNGDNAHPLYDFLKKEAPGVLGSKGIKWNFTKFLVSKDGKVVKRYAPTDKPEAIRKDIETLLNA; encoded by the coding sequence ATGGGGATTTACGATTTTTCTGCCACCACCCTGAGCGGCGATGAAAAGAACCTGTCTGAATTCAAGGGCAAGGTCATGCTGATTGTGAACACGGCCAGCAAGTGTGGTTTCACGCCGCAGTACAAGGGGCTTGAGGGGCTGTATGACGACCTCAAGGACAAGGGGCTGGAAATTCTCGGCTTCCCCTGCAACCAGTTCGGCAAGCAGGAGCCCGGTGCCGCGGATGAGATCGGCGCCTTCTGCGAAAAGAACTACGGTGTCAGCTTCACCATGTTCGACAAGATCGACGTGAATGGCGACAACGCCCACCCGCTTTACGATTTCCTGAAAAAGGAAGCGCCGGGGGTGCTGGGCAGTAAAGGTATCAAGTGGAACTTCACCAAGTTCCTGGTCAGCAAGGATGGCAAGGTGGTCAAACGCTACGCCCCCACCGACAAGCCAGAAGCGATCCGCAAGGATATTGAAACATTGCTGAACGCTTGA
- a CDS encoding type 1 glutamine amidotransferase domain-containing protein, whose protein sequence is MNQDKPLLMLVTSASQMGQGQQTGLWLEEFAVPYLAFREQGIPLVVASPRGGKIPVDPNSVPDDDQKEAWADAISVLEDTRPLEAVWEDAFSSVFVPGGHGAMFDMPDNPLVAAVMERTWNRGGVLAAVCHGPAALVGLRNEDGTPLVQNRTVSCFTNEEEREVGLDEVMPFLLATRLEELGARLDLADKFVAHTVTDGKLVTGQNPQSSEAVAQAVITALSEQSQ, encoded by the coding sequence ATGAATCAGGACAAACCGTTGTTGATGCTGGTGACCAGTGCTTCACAGATGGGGCAGGGACAGCAGACAGGCCTGTGGCTGGAAGAATTCGCAGTGCCGTATCTGGCGTTCCGGGAGCAGGGTATCCCGCTGGTCGTGGCGAGCCCCCGGGGTGGCAAGATTCCGGTGGACCCCAATTCCGTGCCGGATGATGACCAGAAAGAGGCCTGGGCGGATGCTATTTCGGTACTGGAAGACACCAGGCCGCTGGAAGCAGTCTGGGAGGACGCTTTTTCCAGTGTCTTTGTCCCGGGTGGCCATGGCGCCATGTTCGACATGCCGGATAATCCTCTGGTGGCTGCGGTCATGGAGCGCACCTGGAATCGCGGTGGTGTGCTGGCGGCGGTGTGCCATGGGCCGGCCGCTCTGGTTGGGCTTCGCAATGAAGACGGTACGCCGTTGGTTCAGAATCGGACGGTCTCCTGCTTCACCAATGAGGAAGAGCGTGAGGTGGGTCTGGATGAGGTGATGCCGTTCCTGCTGGCGACGCGTCTGGAAGAACTGGGTGCCCGCCTGGATCTGGCTGACAAGTTCGTGGCGCATACGGTGACAGATGGAAAGCTGGTGACGGGGCAGAATCCGCAGTCCAGCGAGGCAGTGGCACAGGCGGTGATCACCGCGCTGTCCGAACAATCTCAATAA